The following proteins are encoded in a genomic region of Verrucomicrobiia bacterium:
- a CDS encoding HlyD family efflux transporter periplasmic adaptor subunit: protein MEPIPSPPGHLLREFCHRVLPTLAFLGAILASTILWNVRFNGFQIFGEVEPIRANVTAVEGGHLIHWSVERFQPVTNGQILGALQILDPDAIRSELAVLGSELSLMRSRMALDEARNEQNVETMRARWLEARVNLATARVTLENARRDLERNRSLRADRIVSDAEFDLAQSAFDALQAEVHERTRVVEGLEEAVHTLDTTHRRTQGGALDVISEALAAQERLLLRQRDQLLRAPMDGIISVVNHRTGERLVPGSVVAIVAAPTSERILAYVRQPLMLDLKPGMQVQVRTRGRPARTATSHILHIGAEIEPILAPSFLRPFNLTMDHGLAFSVALPPELHVLPGEMVDLTVWPGR from the coding sequence TTGGAACCGATCCCCAGCCCGCCGGGCCATCTCCTGCGGGAGTTCTGCCATCGCGTCCTGCCCACCCTCGCCTTCCTCGGCGCCATCCTCGCCAGCACCATCCTCTGGAACGTCCGCTTCAATGGCTTCCAGATCTTCGGCGAGGTCGAACCCATCCGCGCCAATGTCACCGCCGTCGAAGGCGGCCACCTCATCCACTGGTCCGTCGAACGCTTCCAGCCCGTCACCAACGGCCAGATCCTCGGCGCCCTCCAGATCCTCGACCCCGATGCCATCCGCTCCGAACTCGCCGTCCTCGGCTCCGAACTCTCCCTGATGCGCTCCCGCATGGCCCTCGACGAGGCCCGCAACGAACAAAACGTCGAAACCATGCGCGCCCGCTGGCTCGAAGCCCGCGTCAACCTCGCCACCGCCCGAGTCACCCTCGAAAACGCCCGCCGCGACCTCGAACGAAACCGCAGTCTCCGCGCCGATCGCATCGTCTCCGATGCCGAGTTCGATCTCGCCCAGTCCGCCTTCGACGCCCTCCAGGCCGAGGTCCACGAACGTACCCGCGTGGTCGAGGGTCTCGAAGAGGCCGTCCATACCCTCGACACCACCCACCGCCGCACCCAGGGCGGCGCCCTCGATGTCATTTCCGAAGCCCTCGCCGCCCAGGAGCGCCTCCTCCTGCGCCAGCGCGATCAACTCCTCCGCGCCCCCATGGACGGCATCATCAGCGTCGTCAACCACCGCACCGGGGAACGCCTCGTCCCCGGCTCCGTCGTCGCCATCGTCGCCGCCCCCACCTCCGAACGCATCCTCGCCTACGTCCGCCAGCCCCTCATGCTCGACCTCAAGCCCGGCATGCAGGTCCAGGTCCGCACCCGCGGCCGCCCCGCCCGCACCGCCACTTCCCACATCCTTCACATCGGTGCCGAAATCGAACCCATCCTCGCCCCGTCCTTCCTCCGCCCCTTCAACCTCACCATGGACCACGGCCTCGCCTTTTCCGTCGCCCTGCCCCCGGAGCTCCACGTCCTCCCCGGCGAAATGGTGGACCTCACCGTCTGGCCCGGTCGGTAA
- a CDS encoding DUF4956 domain-containing protein, producing the protein MDWLRTADMAAVPTDFAAVILGMLLAFLGGQALAWTYMYTHPGLSYSRSFVSSLIVIPVVVSLVMQVLANNLVTAFGLMAVFAIVRFRNILRDTLDTSYILTTIVLGMAAGTQKYATAVLGAGFGVALFLYLRISDFGARHRYDMILNLHWSRPLPELASLDRLLTRHSRAMVRASQRTNEGYGGVDLSYRLLLRDSSRTPDLIAELRDLHGVSRVTTVKAEDESEL; encoded by the coding sequence ATGGACTGGCTCCGAACCGCCGACATGGCCGCCGTCCCCACGGACTTTGCCGCCGTGATCCTCGGCATGCTGCTCGCCTTCCTTGGCGGCCAGGCGCTCGCCTGGACCTACATGTACACCCACCCCGGCCTCTCCTACTCCCGAAGCTTTGTCAGTTCCCTCATCGTCATCCCGGTGGTGGTCTCCCTCGTGATGCAGGTCCTTGCCAACAACCTCGTCACCGCCTTCGGCCTGATGGCCGTCTTCGCCATCGTCCGCTTCCGCAACATCCTCCGCGACACCCTCGATACCAGCTACATCCTCACCACCATCGTCCTCGGCATGGCCGCCGGCACCCAGAAATACGCCACCGCCGTCCTCGGCGCCGGCTTCGGCGTCGCCCTCTTCCTCTACCTACGCATCTCCGACTTCGGCGCCCGGCACCGCTACGACATGATCCTCAACCTTCACTGGTCCCGCCCCCTCCCGGAACTCGCCTCCCTCGACCGCCTCCTCACCCGCCACAGCCGCGCCATGGTCCGCGCCAGTCAGCGCACCAACGAGGGATACGGCGGCGTGGACCTTTCCTACCGCCTCCTCCTGCGCGATAGCAGCCGCACCCCCGATCTCATCGCCGAACTCCGCGATCTCCACGGCGTCTCCCGCGTCACCACCGTCAAGGCCGAAGACGAGTCGGAACTCTAA
- a CDS encoding polyphosphate polymerase domain-containing protein — MNEDRLQMQRLELKYQVSDDVALAARDFISSYLELDEFGATRPNLSYPVHSLYLDSPGLATYHHTINGNKNRFKLRVRFYENRPSAPVYFEIKRRMNNAILKQRGAVHRDAVDRLVAGQLPAPAELATADPRHLAGLQAFVTRMIELRARPVAHVAYQREAWMSPRDNSVRVTLDRDVLFEPEPVARLETRMADPLRVFGHRVILELKFTGRFPDWWQELVRVFNLRQSSAAKYADGVARYGEDRLKAALRGEAWGWAAPVSDPELPANRPLPVSP, encoded by the coding sequence ATGAACGAAGATCGGTTGCAGATGCAACGCCTGGAATTGAAGTACCAGGTGTCCGACGATGTTGCGCTGGCCGCCAGGGACTTCATCAGCTCCTACCTCGAGCTGGACGAATTCGGCGCCACCCGCCCCAATCTCTCCTACCCCGTCCACAGCCTGTACCTCGATTCCCCTGGGCTCGCGACCTACCACCACACCATCAACGGCAATAAGAACCGCTTCAAACTCCGTGTCCGCTTCTACGAGAATCGCCCGTCGGCGCCCGTCTATTTCGAAATCAAGCGCCGCATGAACAATGCCATCCTCAAACAGCGCGGCGCCGTCCACCGCGACGCCGTGGACCGCCTCGTCGCCGGCCAGCTCCCCGCACCCGCCGAACTGGCCACGGCCGACCCGCGGCACCTCGCCGGCCTCCAGGCCTTCGTCACCCGTATGATCGAGCTGCGCGCCCGTCCTGTCGCCCATGTCGCCTACCAGCGTGAAGCCTGGATGAGCCCCCGCGACAATTCCGTCCGCGTCACCCTCGACCGCGACGTCCTGTTCGAACCCGAACCGGTCGCCCGCCTCGAAACCCGCATGGCCGATCCGCTCCGCGTCTTCGGTCACCGCGTCATCCTCGAACTCAAGTTCACCGGCCGTTTTCCCGATTGGTGGCAGGAACTCGTGCGGGTGTTCAACCTGCGCCAGTCGTCCGCCGCCAAGTACGCGGACGGCGTGGCCCGCTACGGCGAGGACCGGCTGAAGGCCGCCCTCCGCGGCGAGGCCTGGGGCTGGGCCGCCCCGGTCTCCGATCCCGAACTGCCCGCCAACCGACCGCTGCCGGTCTCCCCCTAG
- a CDS encoding Gfo/Idh/MocA family oxidoreductase, with product MKPMRPALRTNRRAFLKTTGRLAAASALAGVALPHVHAADSQTVQVALVGCGGRGTGAAANALATQEGPVKLVAMADVFDRRIRNSHEGLQREYSERVDVPEDRRFLGFDAYKQAIDCLRPGDVAIFTTPPAFRWVHFKYAIEKGVNVFMEKPITVDGPSTRRLLELSDEADRKGLKVGVGLMVRHCRGRQQLHQRIQDGEIGELTYMRAYRMGGPAGNPGPRPAGISELMYQVQRFHGFLWASGGLFSDYNIHQIDECCWMKNEWPVRAHATGARLYRGNSIDQNFDNYSIEYTFADGMKFFFTGRSVNGCHDEFASYAHGTTGCAIVSTHVHTPGRVRTFRGQNFARADMIWAFPQPEPNPYQLEWDDLMVAIRKDQPYNEARRGAIASLVTSMGRMAAHTGQVITFDQMMDCPHEFAPEVDRLTADSPAPLLADANGLYPQPEPGRKRDREY from the coding sequence ATGAAGCCCATGCGCCCCGCCTTGCGGACGAACCGTCGTGCCTTTCTGAAGACCACCGGCCGGTTGGCGGCGGCCTCGGCACTGGCCGGGGTGGCGTTGCCGCACGTGCATGCGGCGGACAGCCAGACGGTGCAGGTGGCGCTGGTGGGGTGCGGGGGACGGGGCACGGGAGCGGCGGCGAACGCGCTGGCGACGCAGGAGGGGCCGGTGAAGCTGGTGGCGATGGCGGACGTGTTCGATCGGCGGATCCGCAACAGCCATGAAGGGCTGCAGAGGGAGTACTCGGAGCGGGTGGATGTGCCGGAGGACCGCCGATTCCTGGGGTTCGATGCGTACAAGCAGGCCATCGACTGTCTGCGTCCGGGCGATGTGGCGATCTTCACCACGCCGCCGGCGTTCCGGTGGGTGCATTTCAAGTACGCCATCGAGAAGGGGGTGAACGTGTTCATGGAGAAGCCGATCACCGTGGACGGCCCCTCGACGAGGCGGTTGCTGGAGTTGTCGGATGAGGCGGACCGGAAGGGGTTGAAGGTCGGGGTGGGGCTGATGGTGCGGCATTGCCGGGGGCGGCAGCAGTTGCACCAGCGGATTCAGGACGGGGAGATCGGCGAGTTGACGTACATGCGGGCGTACCGGATGGGGGGCCCGGCGGGGAACCCGGGGCCGCGACCGGCGGGGATCAGCGAGCTGATGTACCAGGTCCAGCGATTCCACGGTTTTCTGTGGGCGAGCGGCGGGTTGTTCAGCGACTACAACATCCACCAGATCGACGAGTGCTGCTGGATGAAGAATGAGTGGCCGGTGCGGGCGCACGCCACGGGGGCGCGGTTGTATCGGGGGAATTCGATCGACCAGAACTTCGACAACTACTCGATCGAATACACGTTCGCCGACGGGATGAAGTTCTTCTTCACGGGCCGGAGCGTGAACGGGTGCCACGACGAGTTTGCGAGTTACGCCCACGGGACGACAGGATGCGCGATTGTCTCGACCCATGTGCACACGCCGGGGCGGGTGCGGACATTCCGGGGTCAGAACTTCGCGAGGGCGGACATGATCTGGGCGTTTCCGCAGCCGGAACCGAATCCGTATCAGCTCGAATGGGACGACCTGATGGTGGCGATCCGGAAGGACCAGCCGTACAACGAGGCCCGGCGCGGGGCGATTGCCAGCCTGGTGACTTCGATGGGCCGCATGGCGGCTCATACGGGACAGGTGATCACCTTCGATCAGATGATGGACTGTCCGCACGAGTTTGCCCCGGAGGTGGACCGGTTGACCGCGGATTCGCCGGCGCCGCTTCTGGCCGACGCCAACGGTCTGTATCCTCAGCCGGAACCGGGACGGAAACGGGACCGGGAGTACTGA
- a CDS encoding thrombospondin type 3 repeat-containing protein: MSIRTPLIVIAALACAPMSQAASIVYYNLSEPLGTYLAGFPYVEAADEVTLGPGHRVFHGATIAYHGENFDGDETLTLTLYSMDGAPTPGSFGFNTPGTVLFSETVPIVASESGWAVFTDLTGTVVLPDVLAVSVAFGGLSVAEGDAGPILYDPPTTGTSFADYWLRGYPNPGDDWALFTFDGEPNINFGIEIRATADPSADADGDGIPDILDNCPLIPNPDQADADGDGIGDACDAFPNSRGVGGNVTIGGCDTHVPNLLFPDGSTLNDLIDALAAHSKNHGQFVSGLAKLNQSWRDQGLLTPRQAAAIQSCGARARGR; the protein is encoded by the coding sequence ATGAGTATCCGAACCCCCCTGATCGTCATCGCGGCCCTCGCTTGCGCACCCATGTCTCAGGCCGCCTCCATCGTCTATTACAACCTGTCCGAACCACTGGGCACCTATCTAGCCGGATTCCCCTATGTGGAAGCCGCGGATGAAGTCACCCTCGGTCCCGGCCACCGTGTCTTTCACGGAGCAACCATCGCCTATCATGGTGAGAACTTCGACGGCGATGAAACCCTTACGCTGACTCTTTACAGCATGGACGGAGCCCCCACCCCCGGAAGCTTCGGCTTCAATACCCCGGGTACCGTGCTGTTCTCTGAAACCGTGCCCATCGTCGCCTCCGAATCGGGTTGGGCCGTCTTCACCGATCTCACCGGCACCGTCGTGCTCCCCGACGTGCTGGCGGTCAGTGTGGCCTTCGGCGGTCTCTCGGTCGCCGAAGGCGACGCCGGACCCATCCTCTACGACCCTCCCACCACCGGCACCAGCTTCGCCGACTACTGGCTGCGTGGTTATCCCAATCCCGGGGATGACTGGGCCCTGTTCACCTTCGATGGAGAACCCAACATCAATTTCGGCATCGAGATCCGCGCCACGGCCGACCCGTCCGCCGACGCCGATGGCGACGGCATCCCCGACATCCTCGATAACTGCCCCCTCATCCCGAACCCGGACCAGGCCGACGCCGACGGAGACGGCATCGGGGATGCCTGCGACGCCTTTCCGAACTCCCGCGGCGTTGGCGGCAATGTGACCATCGGAGGTTGCGACACCCACGTGCCCAATCTTCTGTTCCCCGATGGCAGCACGCTCAACGACCTCATCGATGCCCTCGCCGCCCACTCGAAAAATCACGGACAGTTCGTCAGCGGACTCGCGAAGCTGAACCAGTCGTGGCGCGATCAGGGCCTTCTCACGCCACGCCAGGCGGCCGCCATCCAGAGCTGCGGCGCCCGCGCCCGCGGACGATAG
- a CDS encoding dihydrodipicolinate synthase family protein: MNAAVSSVEETRQRLLEGMVIPAHPLALTGEGRFDVRHQRALTRYYHAAGAGGVAVGVHTTQFAIRDAEHGLLEPVLELAAETVSACDRAAGTRTVRVAGICGRTEQAVREATLASRLGYDAGLVSFSAWRDADDDALIRHAEEVAEAIPVFGFYLQPSVGGRVLTLSFWRRFVAIAKVVAIKVAPFDRYRTLDVLRAVAESGRAGEIALYTGNDDTIGADLLTGYEIGTDAGRVRLAFAGGLLGHWACWTRQAVAFWRACREARQAGAVPADLLRLSARVTEANAALFDAANGYAGCIAGIHQVLSGQGLMAGTRCLDPKETLSAGQAEEIERIRRLYPELPDDAFVAAQRDKWLAD; the protein is encoded by the coding sequence ATGAACGCCGCGGTCAGCAGCGTGGAGGAGACGCGTCAGCGGTTGCTGGAGGGAATGGTCATCCCCGCGCATCCGCTGGCACTGACCGGGGAAGGGCGGTTCGATGTGCGACACCAGCGGGCGCTGACGCGGTACTATCATGCGGCGGGGGCGGGCGGGGTGGCGGTGGGCGTTCACACGACGCAGTTCGCCATTCGCGACGCGGAGCACGGGTTGCTGGAGCCGGTTCTGGAACTGGCGGCTGAGACGGTGTCCGCCTGTGACCGGGCGGCCGGCACACGGACCGTGCGGGTGGCGGGAATCTGCGGACGGACCGAGCAGGCCGTGCGGGAGGCGACGCTGGCGAGCCGGTTGGGGTATGACGCCGGATTGGTGTCATTCTCGGCCTGGCGGGACGCGGATGACGATGCGTTGATCCGGCACGCCGAGGAGGTGGCCGAGGCGATTCCGGTATTCGGTTTCTACCTGCAGCCCTCGGTGGGGGGGAGGGTCCTGACGTTGTCGTTCTGGCGCCGGTTCGTGGCCATTGCGAAGGTCGTCGCCATCAAGGTCGCGCCCTTCGATCGGTACCGGACGCTGGACGTGTTGCGGGCCGTTGCGGAATCGGGTCGGGCGGGGGAGATCGCCTTGTACACCGGCAACGACGACACCATCGGGGCGGACCTGTTGACCGGGTACGAGATCGGGACGGATGCAGGCCGGGTGCGATTGGCGTTTGCGGGAGGGTTGCTGGGGCACTGGGCCTGCTGGACGCGGCAGGCGGTGGCGTTCTGGCGGGCGTGCAGGGAGGCGAGGCAGGCGGGGGCGGTGCCGGCGGACCTGTTGAGGTTGTCGGCGCGCGTCACCGAGGCGAATGCCGCGCTGTTCGATGCCGCGAACGGGTATGCCGGGTGCATTGCGGGGATTCATCAGGTGCTGTCGGGGCAGGGACTGATGGCGGGCACGCGCTGCCTCGATCCGAAGGAGACGCTGTCTGCGGGGCAGGCGGAGGAGATCGAACGGATTCGAAGGCTGTACCCGGAACTGCCCGATGACGCCTTTGTGGCGGCGCAGCGGGACAAGTGGTTGGCGGATTGA